The following are encoded together in the Chiroxiphia lanceolata isolate bChiLan1 chromosome 8, bChiLan1.pri, whole genome shotgun sequence genome:
- the LOC116789912 gene encoding cytochrome P450 2C19-like, with amino-acid sequence MELLGAATVVLLICIACLLSFAAWKGKSGKGKMPPGPTPLPILGNLLHVKPNNLAKTLEKLSEEYGPVFTVHLGSDPVVVLHGHDVVKEALVDRADEFAARGHMPIGDRANNGLGIVFSNNEPWLQVRRFALTTLRNFGMGKRSIEERIQEESDYLLEEISKTKGTPFDPTFMLSCSVSNVICSIVFGKRYDYKDKKFLALMNNMNNIFDMMNSHWGQLYQMFSKIMDYLPGPHNKIFAEFDALKAFVAEEVKLHQASLDPNSPQDFIDCFLSKMQEEKDRPDSSFHLKNLITSTFDLFIAGTETTSTTIRYGLLLLLKHPKIQEKVQEEIDQVIGRSRKPCVADRNQMPYTDAVVHEIQRFISLIPLALPHTVTKDTSFREYIIPKGTTIYPVLSSVLHDSKEFANPYEFNPEHFLNKNGTFKKSNFFMPFSAGKRICPGEGLARMEIFLLVATILQNFTLKSVVNPQELSITPTLSGTGNVPPAYQLCALPR; translated from the exons ATGGAgctcctgggagcagccacTGTTGTCCTCCTGATTTGCATTGCTTGCCTGCTCTCCTTTGCAGCATGGAAAGGGAAATCTGGAAAGGGGAAGATGCCTCCAGGACCAACTCCCCTTCCCATTCTAGGTAACTTGCTGCATGTGAAACCAAATAACTTGGCCAAAACCCTCGAGAAG CTCAGTGAAGAGTATGGACCAGTGTTCACAGTGCACCTGGGCTCTGACCCAGTGGTGGTGCTGCACGGACATGATGTGGTGAAAGAAGCTTTGGTTGATCGTGCGGATGAGTTTGCTGCCAGAGGACACATGCCAATAGGAGACAGGGCCAACAATGGATTAG gGATTGTTTTCAGCAACAACGAGCCATGGTTACAAGTCCGGCGGTTTGCTCTCACCACTCTGCGGAACTTTGGAATGGGGAAGAGGAGCATCGAAGAGAGGATACAGGAGGAGTCTGACTACTTGCTGGAAGAGATAAGTAAAACAAAGG GAACACCTTTTGACCCAACCTTCATGCTGAGCTGTTCTGTCTCCAATGTCATATGCTCCATCGTCTTTGGGAAACGGTATGATTACAAAGACAAGAAGTTCCTGGCTCTGATGAACAACATGAACAACATCTTTGACATGATGAACTCCCATTGGGGACAG cTCTACCAGATGTTCTCAAAGATCATGGATTACTTGCCTGGCCCAcacaacaaaatatttgcagaatttgATGCTCTCAAAGCCTTTGTGGCAGAGGAGGTGAAGTTGCACCAAGCCTCCCTAGATCCCAACTCCCCTCAGGATTTCATCGACTGTTTCCTCAGCAAAATGCAGGAG GAGAAAGATCGTCCTGATTCCAGTTTCCACCTGAAGAACCTGATAACGAGCACCTTTGACTTGTTTATTGCTGGAACTGAGACAACTAGCACCACCATACGATATgggcttctgctgcttctcaaaCACCCAAAGATACAAG AGAAAGTTCAAGAAGAGATTGACCAGGTAATAGGACGATCACGAAAACCATGTGTGGCTGACCGAAACCAGATGCCCTACACAGATGCGGTGGTCCATGAAATCCAGCGCTTCATCTCTCTTATCCCCCTGGCTCTCCCTCACACTGTGACCAAAGACACCTCCTTCAGAGAGTACATCATTCCTAAG GGAACCACAATTTATCCTGTCCTCAGTTCTGTCCTCCATGACAGTAAAGAGTTTGCAAATCCATATGAGTTCAATCCTGAACATTTCTTGAACAAGAATGGCACCTTTAAGAAGAGCAACTTCTTCATGCCCTTCTCAGCAG GAAAGCGAATATGCCCTGGAGAGGGCTTGGCACGGATGGAGATATTCTTACTCGTAGCCACCATCTTGCAGAACTTTACCTTGAAGTCTGTTGTCAATCCCCAGGAGCTCAGCATAACCCCGACACTGAGTGGGACAGGCAACGTACCTCCTGCCtaccagctctgtgctctccccCGCTGA